From Syntrophaceae bacterium, one genomic window encodes:
- a CDS encoding acetylornithine transaminase, with the protein MTSQEWMERFDRSVMGTYKRYPLVLSRGEGCRVWDLEGKEYLDCVAGIAVCSLGHSHPRVVEAVRKQAGILTHISNLYYTEAQALLAERLVRASFADKVFFCNSGAEANEAAIKLARKYGNEILGGKNEIITMEGSFHGRTLATITATGQAKFQAGFEPLPAGFRYVPYNDLSALEAAVDGKTCAILVEPVQAEGGVRVPDPGYLKGVREICDRKGILLVLDEVQTGTGRTGTFLAHEAEGIEPDIATLAKALGNGFPVGAMLATDKAAAAFVPGNHASTFGGNLLAMAAGLAVMDVLLEGGLLEKGAKAGRYFLEKLQALSAKHASIRDVRGKGLLLGVEMDREVAGILARCTEKGLLVATAGTHVVRFVPPLVITEGEIDRAVEILGGVLEER; encoded by the coding sequence ATGACTTCCCAGGAATGGATGGAGCGGTTCGATCGGTCCGTCATGGGGACCTACAAGCGGTATCCCCTGGTCCTGAGCCGGGGCGAAGGGTGCCGGGTCTGGGACCTGGAGGGAAAAGAGTACCTGGACTGCGTCGCCGGGATCGCCGTCTGCAGTCTCGGCCACAGCCACCCTCGGGTGGTCGAGGCCGTCCGGAAGCAGGCAGGAATCCTCACGCACATTTCGAACCTCTACTATACCGAGGCCCAGGCCCTGCTGGCGGAGCGTCTCGTCCGGGCGTCCTTCGCCGACAAGGTCTTTTTCTGCAACAGCGGCGCCGAGGCGAACGAGGCGGCCATCAAGCTGGCCCGGAAATACGGGAACGAGATCCTCGGCGGGAAGAACGAGATCATCACGATGGAAGGCTCCTTCCACGGCCGGACGCTGGCGACGATCACGGCGACGGGACAGGCGAAGTTCCAGGCGGGCTTCGAGCCCCTGCCGGCGGGCTTCCGCTATGTGCCCTACAACGACCTTTCCGCACTGGAGGCGGCCGTCGACGGGAAGACCTGCGCTATCCTCGTCGAGCCCGTCCAGGCCGAAGGGGGCGTCCGGGTGCCCGATCCGGGATACCTGAAGGGCGTGCGGGAGATCTGCGACCGGAAAGGAATCCTCCTGGTCCTCGACGAGGTCCAGACGGGAACGGGCCGGACGGGAACGTTTCTCGCCCATGAAGCGGAGGGAATCGAGCCGGACATCGCGACCCTGGCCAAGGCCCTGGGAAACGGTTTCCCCGTCGGGGCGATGCTGGCCACCGACAAAGCCGCCGCGGCCTTCGTTCCCGGAAACCATGCCTCCACCTTCGGCGGCAACCTGCTGGCCATGGCGGCGGGCCTGGCGGTCATGGATGTCCTCCTGGAGGGGGGCCTCCTGGAGAAGGGAGCGAAGGCAGGACGGTATTTTCTGGAGAAACTGCAGGCGCTCAGCGCGAAGCACGCCTCGATCCGGGACGTCCGGGGAAAGGGACTCCTACTCGGCGTGGAGATGGATCGGGAAGTCGCCGGGATCCTGGCCCGGTGCACGGAGAAGGGCCTTCTCGTCGCCACGGCGGGGACCCATGTCGTGCGGTTCGTTCCGCCCCTCGTCATCACCGAGGGGGAGATTGACCGGGCGGTGGAGATTCTGGGCGGCGTTCTGGAGGAGCGATGA
- the argF gene encoding ornithine carbamoyltransferase: MKKDLLTEFDLAIDDFDRLFARSAEMKAELRQGRLCPSLAGKVLGMIFEKSSTRTRLSFEVAMIQLGGTAIFLSSRDIQIGRGETVADTARILSRYVNGVMIRTFGQEMVEEFARYATIPVVNGLTDLLHPCQILSDLFTVIEKRGRYEDLKIAYVGDGNNIANSWLNAAARLPFHLTLACPEGYEPNREILDRALREAPRSISLYRSPREAVREADIVYTDVWASMGQESEKDVRARAFQGYCIDDALLEQAGPEVLVMHCLPAHRGEEISAAVMDGPRSIVFDQAENRLHVQKAILEMLMGR; the protein is encoded by the coding sequence ATGAAGAAAGACCTGCTGACGGAATTTGACCTGGCCATCGACGATTTCGACCGGCTCTTCGCCCGGAGTGCGGAAATGAAGGCGGAACTGCGGCAGGGCCGACTTTGCCCGTCCCTGGCCGGGAAGGTGCTGGGGATGATCTTCGAGAAGTCCTCGACCCGCACCAGGCTCTCCTTCGAGGTGGCCATGATCCAGCTCGGCGGGACGGCGATCTTTCTCTCCAGCAGGGACATCCAGATCGGCCGGGGGGAGACGGTGGCCGATACGGCCCGGATCCTCTCCCGCTACGTCAACGGCGTCATGATCCGGACTTTCGGCCAGGAGATGGTGGAGGAATTCGCCCGGTACGCGACGATCCCGGTCGTCAACGGCCTGACGGATCTCCTGCATCCCTGTCAGATCCTGAGCGACCTGTTCACCGTCATCGAAAAGCGGGGCCGCTATGAAGACCTGAAGATCGCCTATGTGGGAGACGGGAACAACATTGCCAACTCGTGGCTGAATGCGGCCGCACGGCTCCCCTTCCACTTGACCCTGGCCTGCCCGGAAGGGTATGAGCCGAATCGGGAGATCCTCGACCGGGCCCTCCGTGAGGCGCCCCGCTCGATAAGCCTTTATCGCAGCCCGAGGGAGGCCGTCCGGGAGGCCGACATCGTCTACACGGACGTCTGGGCCAGCATGGGGCAGGAGAGCGAGAAGGACGTCCGGGCCCGGGCGTTCCAGGGCTACTGCATCGATGACGCACTTCTGGAGCAGGCCGGGCCGGAGGTCCTCGTCATGCACTGCCTGCCGGCCCACCGCGGGGAGGAAATCTCCGCCGCCGTCATGGACGGGCCGCGTTCCATCGTTTTCGACCAGGCGGAGAACCGCCTGCATGTACAGAAAGCCATCCTGGAGATGCTCATGGGCCGCTGA
- a CDS encoding argininosuccinate synthase: protein MVQSVKKVVLAYSGGLDTSVIVRWLIETYGCEVIAFAADVGQKEELDGLREKAISTGASRCYIDDLRDEFARDFIFPALRANAIYEGVYLLGTSLARPLIAKRQLEIALLEGADAVCHGATGKGNDQVRFELTYMALNPNIRIISAWKDPNWTFDSRESMFDYAEKYGIPLPLTKDKPYSSDRNSLHISHEGAILEDPWAEPPEDIFVLTVSPEAAPDRPTYVEIDFVKGVPVAVDGVRMFPAELMDHLNGIAGANSVGRVDMVENRFVGMKSRGVYETPGGTVLWAAHRALESITMDREVMFLRDSLIPKYSQLVYNGFWYAPEMQALQRFIDETQENVTGTARVKLYKGNCIVVGRKSPLSLYREDFATFEKDQVYNQMDATGFIRLNALRLRIKAMVEQERVRQEGNRRSMNRRLSERRDGDRRGAKVPIQSEKEMRASERRRRDRRTKERRQK from the coding sequence ATGGTGCAATCGGTAAAAAAAGTGGTTCTTGCCTATTCGGGCGGGCTCGACACATCCGTGATCGTCCGCTGGCTCATCGAGACGTACGGCTGCGAGGTCATCGCCTTCGCCGCCGACGTGGGCCAGAAGGAGGAACTGGACGGGCTCAGGGAAAAGGCGATCAGCACGGGGGCGAGCCGATGCTACATCGACGATCTCCGGGACGAGTTCGCCCGGGACTTCATCTTCCCGGCGCTGAGGGCCAACGCCATCTACGAGGGGGTATACCTCCTGGGAACCTCCCTGGCGCGGCCGCTGATCGCGAAGCGGCAGCTCGAGATCGCCCTCCTCGAGGGGGCCGATGCCGTCTGCCATGGCGCCACCGGAAAGGGGAACGACCAGGTTCGCTTCGAGCTGACCTACATGGCGCTCAATCCGAACATCCGGATCATCTCCGCCTGGAAGGATCCCAACTGGACGTTCGATTCCCGGGAGTCGATGTTCGATTATGCCGAGAAGTACGGGATCCCGCTGCCGCTGACGAAGGACAAGCCCTATTCGAGCGACCGGAATTCGCTCCACATTTCCCATGAGGGGGCGATCCTGGAAGATCCCTGGGCGGAACCGCCGGAAGACATCTTCGTTCTCACCGTTTCGCCCGAGGCGGCGCCCGACCGGCCCACGTACGTGGAGATCGACTTCGTCAAGGGCGTTCCCGTGGCGGTCGATGGTGTCCGCATGTTCCCCGCGGAGCTGATGGACCACCTGAACGGGATCGCCGGCGCCAACAGTGTCGGGCGGGTCGACATGGTGGAGAACCGGTTTGTGGGCATGAAGTCCCGGGGCGTGTATGAGACCCCCGGCGGGACCGTGCTGTGGGCCGCCCACCGGGCCCTCGAGTCCATCACCATGGACCGGGAGGTCATGTTCCTCCGGGATTCCCTGATTCCCAAGTACTCCCAGCTTGTCTACAACGGTTTCTGGTATGCCCCAGAGATGCAGGCCCTGCAGCGCTTCATCGACGAGACCCAGGAGAACGTCACCGGCACCGCCAGGGTCAAGCTCTACAAGGGAAACTGCATTGTCGTCGGCAGGAAATCCCCCCTGTCCCTCTACCGTGAGGACTTCGCAACGTTCGAGAAGGACCAGGTCTACAACCAGATGGACGCCACGGGATTCATCCGCCTCAACGCCCTCCGGCTCCGCATCAAGGCCATGGTCGAACAGGAGAGGGTCCGGCAGGAGGGAAACCGGCGCAGCATGAACCGCCGGCTCAGCGAGCGCCGGGACGGCGACCGGCGGGGTGCGAAAGTACCGATCCAGTCGGAGAAGGAAATGCGCGCTTCGGAACGCCGCCGGCGCGATCGCCGCACAAAGGAACGCCGGCAGAAATAG
- the argH gene encoding argininosuccinate lyase, whose amino-acid sequence MARKEKPWGGRFKGGTDREVEAFTASIAFDRRLCRHDIEGSIAHARMLARQGVLTAREEKSIVAGLRGIRKDFERGVLVFADADEDIHMAVEKELIRRVGEAGAKLHTGRSRNDQVALDLRLYLREEIGHILDGIGGLKDALADLAGRELDTVLPGYTHLQRAQPILLSHYLLAYREMLDRDESRFRECRVRVNVMPLGAGALAGTGIPIDRRVTAEILGFPEMTRNSLDAVSDRDFAAEFLFDCALLMMHLSRFCEDLILWSTEEFRFIEISDAFTTGSSLMPQKKNPDVAELVRGKTGRIYGHLMALLTILKGLPMTYNRDLQEDKEPVFDAVDTIRASLSVFTRMLGQVAFHRDGMEKAAAGGFSTATDVAEYLVKAGVPFREAHGIAGRIVAFCLERGKTLSELTLEEYKDFHKAFRGDIHEAVTVRSSIGVRNIPGGTSGKAVRQRLREIGRQRGRTKS is encoded by the coding sequence ATGGCGCGAAAGGAGAAACCCTGGGGAGGGCGTTTCAAGGGTGGGACGGACCGGGAGGTGGAAGCCTTCACGGCATCCATCGCCTTCGACCGCCGCCTCTGCCGCCACGACATCGAGGGCAGCATCGCCCATGCACGCATGCTGGCCCGGCAGGGCGTCCTCACGGCCCGGGAGGAAAAGTCCATCGTTGCGGGTCTCCGGGGTATCCGGAAGGACTTCGAACGGGGAGTCTTGGTCTTTGCCGACGCCGACGAGGACATCCACATGGCGGTGGAGAAGGAGCTCATCCGGCGTGTCGGAGAGGCCGGAGCCAAGCTCCACACGGGGAGGAGCCGCAACGATCAGGTGGCCCTGGACCTGCGGCTCTACCTGCGGGAGGAGATCGGCCACATCCTGGACGGCATCGGGGGTCTCAAGGATGCCCTGGCGGACCTGGCAGGCCGGGAACTGGACACGGTCCTGCCGGGATATACCCATCTCCAACGCGCCCAGCCGATCCTGCTGTCCCATTACCTCCTGGCCTACCGGGAGATGCTGGACCGCGACGAAAGCCGCTTCCGGGAATGCCGGGTCCGGGTCAACGTGATGCCCCTCGGGGCGGGCGCCCTGGCCGGGACCGGGATCCCCATCGACCGGCGCGTCACGGCGGAGATCCTGGGGTTCCCGGAGATGACCCGGAACAGCCTGGACGCCGTTTCGGACCGGGATTTCGCGGCGGAGTTTCTCTTCGACTGCGCCCTGCTGATGATGCACCTGAGCCGGTTCTGCGAGGACCTGATTCTCTGGTCCACCGAGGAGTTCCGCTTCATCGAGATCTCCGACGCCTTCACCACCGGCAGCAGCCTGATGCCCCAGAAGAAGAATCCCGACGTGGCGGAACTCGTGCGGGGAAAGACGGGTCGGATTTACGGGCACCTGATGGCGCTGCTCACGATCCTCAAGGGTCTGCCGATGACCTACAACCGCGACCTCCAGGAGGACAAGGAGCCGGTCTTCGACGCGGTGGATACCATCCGGGCCAGCCTGTCGGTGTTTACCCGGATGCTGGGGCAGGTCGCTTTCCACCGGGACGGGATGGAGAAGGCCGCCGCAGGGGGCTTTTCCACGGCGACGGATGTGGCCGAATACCTCGTGAAAGCGGGGGTTCCCTTCCGGGAGGCCCACGGCATCGCGGGCCGGATCGTCGCCTTCTGCCTGGAGAGGGGAAAGACCCTGTCGGAACTGACGCTGGAGGAATACAAGGACTTTCACAAGGCTTTCCGTGGGGACATCCATGAGGCAGTCACGGTCCGCAGCTCCATCGGCGTTCGGAACATCCCCGGCGGAACCTCCGGGAAAGCGGTCCGGCAGAGACTCCGGGAGATCGGGAGGCAGCGTGGGCGGACGAAGAGCTGA
- the lysA gene encoding diaminopimelate decarboxylase, with translation MNDFHYRNNELWCEEVPLRTVARKAGTPSYVYSRHTLERHFSVFDKAFEKIDHLVCFAVKSNSNTAILRIFARQGGGVDIVSGGELYRALQAGVDPGKVVYSGVGKRVDEIEFALEAGILLFNIESLQELEVIDACAGRFGKKAPIALRVNPDVDPQTHPYISTGLKENKFGIDVKKSVEAYRQARNLSNVEILGVSCHIGSQLTKISPFVDALKRLKRLIGLLRKEGIRIRYLDLGGGLGITYREEEPPHPSEYARAIIKAAKDLDVTFIFEPGRVIVGNAGILLTKVLYTKTNDDKRFIVVDAGMNDLIRPSLYSSYHGIKPVLKTPRETAPADVVGPICETGDYLAKGRDLPLFERNELMAVMSAGAYGFTMSSNYNSRPRAAEVLVDGNRIEVIRKRETYRDLVRGERIPEFLAE, from the coding sequence ATGAACGATTTCCACTACCGGAACAACGAGCTGTGGTGCGAGGAGGTGCCCCTGAGGACCGTTGCGCGGAAGGCAGGGACCCCATCTTACGTTTACAGCCGCCACACCCTGGAGCGGCATTTTTCCGTATTCGACAAGGCCTTCGAGAAGATCGACCACCTGGTCTGCTTCGCCGTGAAGTCGAACTCCAACACGGCGATTCTCCGGATCTTCGCCCGGCAGGGCGGCGGCGTGGACATCGTTTCCGGCGGGGAGCTGTACCGGGCCCTCCAGGCCGGCGTGGATCCGGGCAAGGTGGTTTACTCGGGCGTAGGGAAGCGGGTGGACGAAATCGAATTCGCCCTGGAAGCGGGCATCCTCCTGTTCAACATCGAATCCCTGCAGGAGCTCGAGGTGATCGACGCCTGCGCCGGCCGCTTCGGAAAGAAGGCGCCCATCGCCCTCCGGGTGAATCCCGACGTAGACCCCCAGACGCATCCTTACATCTCCACGGGTCTCAAGGAGAACAAGTTCGGCATCGACGTGAAAAAGTCGGTGGAGGCCTATCGGCAGGCCCGGAACCTGTCCAACGTCGAGATCCTGGGAGTCAGCTGCCACATCGGGTCCCAGCTGACGAAAATATCCCCCTTTGTGGATGCCCTCAAGCGCCTGAAACGGCTGATCGGGCTTCTCCGGAAGGAAGGGATCCGCATCCGCTACCTGGATCTGGGCGGGGGCCTGGGGATCACCTACCGCGAGGAGGAGCCGCCCCACCCGTCCGAGTACGCTCGCGCCATCATCAAGGCCGCGAAGGACCTGGACGTCACGTTCATCTTTGAGCCGGGCCGGGTCATTGTGGGGAATGCGGGGATTCTTCTCACGAAGGTCCTGTACACGAAGACAAATGATGACAAGCGGTTCATCGTGGTGGACGCAGGGATGAACGACCTCATCCGGCCCAGCCTGTATTCGTCGTACCACGGGATCAAGCCGGTGCTGAAGACCCCCCGGGAGACCGCGCCGGCGGATGTCGTGGGGCCCATTTGCGAGACGGGAGACTACCTGGCGAAGGGGAGGGATCTGCCGCTGTTCGAGCGGAATGAGCTGATGGCCGTCATGAGCGCCGGAGCCTACGGGTTCACCATGTCGTCGAACTACAATTCACGGCCCCGGGCGGCGGAGGTTCTCGTAGACGGGAACCGGATCGAAGTCATCCGGAAACGGGAGACGTACCGGGACCTCGTGAGGGGGGAACGGATACCGGAGTTTCTTGCGGAATAG